Genomic DNA from Gemmatimonadota bacterium:
TCACCTCGTCGATGGTAAGATCCATGCCACCCGTGATGTTGATCAGCACGCCAGCCGCGCCGCGGATCGACAGGTTGTCGAGCAGCGGGCTGGAGATCGCTTCCTGCGCAGCCTGCATGGCGCGGTTGTCGCCGCTGCCGAAGCCCGTCCCCATGAGGGCCGGGCCGCGGTTGGCCATGACCGTCCGCACGTCGGCGAAGTCCACGTTCACTTCGCCGGTCACGTGAATCAGGTCGCTGATCCCCTGGGTGGCGTGGAGGAGGACTTCGTCTGCCCTTTTTAGCGCATCTCGGAAAGAAGTACCCTTCCCGACGACGGACAGGAGTCGCTCGTTGGGGACGACAATAACAGTATCCGCCGTGCGCTGCAGCTCCGCAAGCCCCTGCTCCGCCTGGCGCATCCGCTTCTTCCCCTCGAAAAGGAACGGCCGGGTGACGATGCCGATGGCGAGCGCGCCCAGCTCCCGGGCCATTTCCGCGATGATCGGCGCGGCGCCCGTCCCCGTGCCGCCCCCCATACCCGCGGTGATGAAGACCAGGTCCGCGCCCTCGAGCACGCGCTGCACCTCCTCCCTGCTCTCTTCGATGGCCTGCCGCCCGATCTCCGGCCGCGCGCCCGCGCCCAGCCCCCGTGTCAGCTTCTTGCCGATCTGGATCTTGATCTGCGACTTCGAGTGCTTCAGCGCCTGCGCGTCCGTGTTGACACTGATGAACTCGACCCCCTCCAGGTCCTCATCAATCATGCGGTTCACCGCGTTGCCGCCCCCGCCGCCAATGCCCAGCACCTTCATCCGGGCGTTCTGCGCCGCCGCCTCTTCGAATTCGAAGATCATCATGGCTCACCCTCCTTTGGGTGGCCGGGGCGACCGCGGGCCCCGGACTGGTTGTAACAACAACGCTGTCAGAAGAACTCCTTCAGCCAGGCGACGAGCCGGCTGACTGCGCCGCCCGCGAAAGCCGTCAAGACCCCCGCCTCGCCCGCCGTCCCCGCGCCGTACAGAGCGAGCCCGGTAGCGGTCGCGAACTTCGGCCCGCGCACCGAGTCGGCCAGTCCGGTCAGCCCCTCGGCCGGCACGCCGATGCGCGCGGGCAGTCCAAAGACGTGCTGCGCCAGGTCCACAGCGGCTGCCAGCGCCGCACTCCCGCCTGTCAGCACCACGCCCGCGCCCAGGC
This window encodes:
- the ftsZ gene encoding cell division protein FtsZ, yielding MIFEFEEAAAQNARMKVLGIGGGGGNAVNRMIDEDLEGVEFISVNTDAQALKHSKSQIKIQIGKKLTRGLGAGARPEIGRQAIEESREEVQRVLEGADLVFITAGMGGGTGTGAAPIIAEMARELGALAIGIVTRPFLFEGKKRMRQAEQGLAELQRTADTVIVVPNERLLSVVGKGTSFRDALKRADEVLLHATQGISDLIHVTGEVNVDFADVRTVMANRGPALMGTGFGSGDNRAMQAAQEAISSPLLDNLSIRGAAGVLINITGGMDLTIDEVTTIATIIQEAAGEDAEIIFGAVHEAELEGEVRVTVIATGLVMEEAPVRGNGLRPSFQARRAPTPVLAGARMTATPALAEAVPFPRPPHHPLTRFEVSDLDIPTFIRRQMD